GGGGTGCGCTCTGTGCCCGCAGCACCTGGGTGGCCCAGCATCCCTCACCCCAGGGGAGGCTGCAGCACAGGGATACTACTTGAATTTTTCCCACCGCAGCCCCTCCTGCAACAGGGACACAGCCCTGCACTGACCTGCCCCTTCAGCCAGTTGGTGGACAAGGAGGCCCATTGTCTCCCTGACCCCAGGGCCTCCCACGTGACTTGGGCTCTTGCACCCTTTCCCAGGAAGAGCCCCCACGACACTGGCTGCCTCCATTCCCACCTTCCCTGGACACGGGCTCAGCCAGGAGGGTGGCATTGGCAGTGGCTGCTGCTGCCCTCACCATAGCCCCCCTCTTTGTCTCACCCCCAGCGCCCAGGCTCAGGGACCACAGAAAGGCACCTGCGGGTTGTGCTACGCTGGCCTAGCCTGGCCCCGAGCCCCCTttccctgggccaggcagagctCTTCTGCCCAGGACCACAGGGGGCCAgcctgggctggctgggcagcACAGTGAGAGGGGGCCAGGTAgggccagccctccccaccccgggcTGCTCAGTGTGCCCCACCGGCTATCCAGCCACACGGCCCCACGGCCCATCAGTGCCACTTCCCCAGGGCGCCACCTCGCCCGCAGCATGCCCCCTCGTGCCAGTCTCGCTGCCGTGTGTGGTGTCGCGCCCTCTCCCCTGGGGCTGGGTTGGCAGGCCCTCCCCTCCCGTCTACTCACTCCCCGGGGCGTTTCTTTGCCGATTTTTGAATGTGATTTTAAAGAGTGGAAAATGATACTATGCGTTTTTATAAAAAATGGTGCCTGACTCCTTGGCTGTCAGACTCTTTCGTGGACAATGATCATTTTCTGCCTCCATGGGTCTGGGGCCTGAGGGGAGGGGGTCTTGGTGGCGCTAGATCCCTTCCACCTCTATGGCAGGTGTCCAGAGCCAGCCTGTCCAGGCCCAGGCATTctcaggggagcagaggggtctcctgcccactgcccagggaagcaggaagaggtGCTTGCAGTATGGGCTCGGTGTCACATTTGGACTGACTGAGCTCGGCCCGCCAGGGCCCAAGCTGAGGACacccccatggacagatgaacaTCTCTGCCCTCGGGGCCACACTGCAGCCTCTGAATCTTCGCCTTCTCTTGCTTTAGCTTCCCCTCTGGTCTTGCTCTGCAGCCCCTAGTAGAGGTCCCTGAAGCCTGAAGGACCCCCCAGCACCAGGCCTTAGGTACCCAGAGGCTGTTCAACATCCTGCCTGTGTCCCTGCCCTACAGGCCCTCATGGGTGATGTCCATCGCTGCCCACTCCAGGCAGGGCTCTGAGGGCCCCATGGAGTCTCAGGAAATGGACTTTGAACTGGGCCTCCAGCATTGGGGTGGAGAAAGTGGGCATTCTATTTTAGGGAGGGGCCTGGCAGTTGAGAATGGCTCAGGTTGGCAAGAGCACTGTAGgaaggagccaggcctgggaggcccTGAATGCCAGGCTAaacccagcccagagcccaggggcaCTTAGTGATTGCAGGACAAAGATGGGAGTGGACGTGGAGTCTGAACTTGGATTGGCCTTTGGGGAGTCCTTGGAGGCTCTGGACAGGGACTGGGTGGTGAGAGCTGCCAGTAGAACAAGTTAGATTACCATGTGGAGGATGTGTGAAGAAGATCAGAGCCCGGCAGGAAAAGGCAGAACTTGGGGATGAGAGAGGCACACCAGGAGGTCTGTGGTACTGTTCAGAGTCACAACAGccagggagcagagctggcctGAAGGGAAGAGGGCGAGTGTGGCCAGATCTGGTTTAGGACATGCTGATGGATTGCATGGGACATAGGGTACAGAGGTGTCCCAGAAAGAGCTGAAATCTGGTCCTGAAGATGTCACCAGGATGACACTGGGAACAGACAGGCCTTCAGCTGGGAGAAGCCTGACttgggagtcagggagggagaaaaggggccCTGGGAAAGGGTTGAGAAGACAATTAGGAATCAAGAGCCAGTGGGGAGTCATGTTCAAGGCTGCAGAATCAGGAGAGGCTGGGCCTGAGACAGTCCTGTTAGATTTGGGGTGAAGAGAGCTTGGGGAATGAGTAGCCCCTTTTAGGAAGGTGGAGGCTAGAGGGCTACAGCTAGTAGTAGCCAGCAGGGCCTGATTTTAGGGTTCTGGATATTCAGAGGCCTTTGAGCTGCCGCAGACCAAAGGACGTTACAAATAAGCTGATTACCCCACAGGGCAGGGTAGCAAAGTGATCCCAGATAGCACAGGAGCCACCTGGCCACAATGAGGGGGCAGGGTGAGAATGGCAGCCAGGGCCTCCCAGCCCAGAGACTCAGCTCAAACATCTAGGTCAAACCATCTGGTCAGCGTACTAATAGGGAGACTGAGACTGAGGGTCAGCCTTGGCCCAGCCTGGATGCTGCCTCACCATCCAAAACTAGGACCAGACCCCAGGCTAAGGCTAGGGTAACCACACCAGAGCTCAGCCAACTGAAGCCTGCACCCTGGTTCCGGTGTGGGTGGAGGGGCTGGCCCTGATTTCGaaactctccttcctctcctgacaCTGGCAGCAAAGTGCAGCCTCTGCAAAAGGGATGCACGCGGTGGGTGAAAACAGCCACTCACAGTGAACAGCCCTCCACCAGGAAGGTCCAAAGCTAGCCAGGCCTGCTCCCCCACTTCTCCGTACTCCCACTCCTGACTCCAGTGCCCTATGGGGCGACCGCCCCCACGCCCCTAACCGCGCATGGCTGAGTCCAGCCCACAGTTGGCCACTAGCACACATTGGCCCGGGTCCCTGATGAAGGTGCTCCATGCTAAGCTGGCCAGCATTTACAGGATTCTCGGAGGTGATGGGGAGGCAAGACAGCACTCCCCACCCGACCCGCACACACAGGCAAGGTCGATAACCCGCGGAGCCTGAGGTAAGAAGACTGGGCATGGGCGGAGCTGCCGAGAAAACCAGGGTAACCTAGGGGCAGCAGGACCGAGTCCTGCtgcacacgcacgcgcacacgtCCCGGGGGACCTCGGCCCCGCCCGCCCCTCGCCTAGTAGCCCTGTCCCTggactccttccttccccttccggACCCGAAAGGAGTCTGCGATGGGCCTGGGGCTCCCCCTGCAGGACTCTGGCGGAGCTGCAGCCAGGCCCCGCCCTCCGGACCTCCTCCACAGACCCTTCCCGGCTGAGACTCGGGCGGAGACCCAGGTCCTGGCTTCTGCCTGGGCGTGTGTGGTTGCCAGGGTGGCTGGACAGCGGCCTCCGCCCGCCCCTGGCGCGCAGGGATCTGCTGCGGTTTCCACGGCTGCGGGAATCGAGGGGACGCGAGGCCCgacgccccgccccgccccgccccggcgcAGCCCCGCCCGCCGGGCCCGCCCTCCCTGTCGCCTGTGCcaccgcctccgccgccgccgccgtcacTGCTGCGGGGGCACAGGGGCAGCGGGGGGCGCAGCTTCGGCGCGGCGCGGCCCGGAGGCTAGGGGGCTGTGCCAGGCCCGAAGCCGAGGCGGCGCCGGGCCGCCCCCGCCGCGCCCACCCACCCGGAATGCGGCGCTGAGGCCCAGCATGGCCGGCCCAGGCCCCACCTTCCCGCTGCACCGGCTCGTCTGGGCGAACCGGCACCGTGAACTGGAGGCCGCGCTGCATAGCCGCCAGGTGAGGCTCGTCGGGCACCCGGGTCGCCGTCCTGGTCCTCACCCCAAGTTGTGGTCTCCATCCTGGGGGCCACCTGCCCAGCTCCCCTTCCCCGGCTCGATCGGAAGCTCAGGTCACCTACTCCTGGCGCTTGTGCTTCTGGCCTCGGCTCCCAGCGCTGGGCCTTGCCCTGCAGGTCTCCCTGCTTCACCCTGCATCCAGCCTCAGAATTCGCCCCGCACCACGCCTGAGCCAGGCTAAGAAAAGCAGCCCAGTGCTGGTCCCCAGGCCATTCCAAACTCTTGACATCGGCAGCTGCACCTCTCCCTGACCAGAACCCcctcacaccaccaccaccagacccccagctctgtccctggcagagagggggcaggagagatggGCAGGCCCTTTCCACCTGCCCCTTCCACTCCCTTTCCAGGACAGCAGGCCGCCCTCTGCCATTTCCATCGGCTGGTGTCTGCTGTCCATATTTCCCGCAGTGACTCCCAACCCTGTTCATGCTAGTGGCCTTCTTGCCTTGGCCTCTCCTTACTTGCCCAGTGCTGAATGTCCCATGTTTTCCAGCATGACATTGAACAGGAAGACCCTCGGGGGCGCACCCCCCTGGAGCTGGCTGTATCGCTGGGGAACTTGGAGTCCGTGAGAGTCCTCCTTCGACACAATGCCAATGTGGGCAAAGAGAGCTGCCAGGGCTGGGCAGGTACTGCAGAGGGCAAAGGGGCTCCCCTGAAGCTGGCAGCAGCGGGAGTTGGTGCATGGGAGTGAGCAGCCAGGTCTGGGGCCACCTAGAGAACTCCCCTCAGCAACCTGGTACCCCCAGTCCTCCAGGAGGCAGTCAGCACGGGGGACCCTGAGATGGTGCAGCTGGTACTCCAGTATCGGGACTACCAGAGGGCCACGCAGAGGCTGGCTGGCATTCCAGAATTGCTCAACAAACTCCGCCAGGTACAGCAAGGCACAGAGGTGTGGCCAGTAAGGGGGGTGGTGGCACGCCATGGAGGGGACCATGACAGAGTATGTGGGGGTCACCCTGGTCACCCATGCCAGCCCTTGCCTTACAAGGGCACTCAGCCCGTGTAGCATGCTTTCCTCACAGTGTCAGTGAGGTCCCTCTCTTTCAACCCCAGCCCAGGGTCACATAGGAAAGAGTACAGGCCTTCATGAATGAGAGTGGGCCCTTTGGGAGGAAGGCCTTTCCCAGCATCTGGGGTCCTCTAGTGCCAGAAATCTCAACAGAGCTTTTAGATTGTGGGCCTCCCAGTTAGTGCAGATTTCCTGGAAGGAGGATTTCCTCCAATTTAGTGGCTGTGGCCTGGAGCCTTGTCCACCCTTCTCGGACACAttggttggggggtggggctgcagggagagccCCCTACCCCAGGGGCGGGCCAAGAGCAATTCATTTTGTCCCCTTTTCAGATGAAGACTCTCAGACCCAGAGAGGGCAAAAGATCCAGGGCTCTCTAGCCAGCTAGTGACCAGGTTGAGACTGGCCCCCAGGCCTGCAGATGCTTGTAGCACAGACCCTTTTAGGCCTCACTTGGCTTACCCTTTCCTGGGCAGGGGTTTGTCTGAGGTGGCGGCACATCAAGACTTGCCGAGGAGCTAGGTTCCCAGGAGGGGGCCTGCGGACCAGGAGCTTCCTAGGCTTGTTGGCCCCCAGCACCAGGCAGGGCCCTGACTGGTGCTCTGGTCTATCTCAGGCCCCCGATTTCTACGTGGAGATGAAGTGGGAGTTCACCAGCTGGGGTGAGTGGGGACCTCATGGCTCCCAGGGGGCTGCACTGGGGCCTTTGGGAAAGAACCCTTTTGACCTCCATGTTCCCTGCAGTGCCCCTCGTGTCTAAGATGTGCCCAAGTGATGTGTACCGTGTGTGGAAGCGGGGTGAGAGCCTGCGGGTGGACACCAGCCTCCTGGGCTTTGAGCACATGACCTGGCAGCGTGGCCGGAGGAGCTTCATCTTCAAGGGCAAGGGTGAGCGTGGTGGGCTCACCACAGCGCGCAGCACACCAGGGCCCTGGGTTTTCCTGTGGCTTGTGAGGACAGTGCTGTCCTTTGTCTCTCTCCAGATGTGGAAATGGAGGTAGGGTGGAGGAGACCAGGGGCTGAGGCCTCACCCTGAGCAGCAGGTGGCAGAGGGCACCACAATAGCCCTCCTGCCGCTGTCCGAGCCTGGCACTGATTTGTCCCCCTTATGCCCCCCGCCGGCTGGCAGAGGCAGGAGCCTTGGTGATGGAAGTTGACCACGACCGGCAAGTGGTGCACACAGAGACGCTGGGGCTGACCCTGCACGAGCCAGAAGCGCTGCTGGCCGCCATGCGGCCCAGTGAGGAGCACGTGGCCAGCCGCCTCACCTCTCCTATCGTCTCCACTCACCTGGATACTCGCAATGTGGCCTTCGAGAGGTCGGTTGGGGCCTGGCCACACTGTGGGTGGTGCCCTTGAGACTCTGGTTCAGGCCTCTGGGAGGCGGAGCCACTCACAGAGGCTGCTCttatgggggagggggtcacTCAGACCCAGTGTCTCTCCCACCACCTGCCAGTCCTGGGCACCTTTGAGGCCCTGCATGCCTGTCTACACTGGCAGCTGTCTTCCTGGGAGGAGGCTAGGTCAAGGTGTCCCCAGTTTCTTGATTTCTGACCTCACATGTTTTCTCATAAGAACAAAGATTCAGGTTGTGGTTCAGCGCAACTGCCTGCACCAGTGTTGGCTTCTCAGTGGTGCGGCTGTGTCTGGCCCATAGTCCTTTGTGTGTAGCTTAGGATGGCCAGGGTGTTATTCCTCTGACAATATATGCCCCAGGTCCAATAACAGACTtcagaaatacttaaaaaaaaactttattgagatattattttatataccGTACagttcacctatttaaagtgtataattcagtgggttttagtatatttacagatacGTAACCAGCACCACagtccaattttagaacatttttgtcacctcaaaaagaaaccctgtgccctTTAACAATCAACTCCCCTCTCTCATCCCCTCCCCcgagccctaagcaaccactaatctgctttctgtctctatagatttccctATTTTGGattttcatatgaatggaatcatacaatatgtggtcttgtGTGACTGGCctcttttgcttagcataatgttttcaaggttcttccaAGTTGTAGTGTATAactactttattcctttttatggccaaatccattgtatgaatagaccacattttgtttgttcattcatccttTGACAGATATGAGGATTATTTCCACCTTTtaactgttgtgaataatgctgctctaaacattagtgtacaagtttttgtgtggacctatgttttcatttctcttgggtatttgtttacctaggagtggaattgctaggtcatgtggtaacatgtggaaattaaacacatatgtttaattatttgaggaCCTGACAGTCTATTTACGAAAGGAGatgcagcattttacattcccatcagcagtatatgaaagtttctccacatcctcaccaacatttactgttcatttatttatttatcttgggGTTATAatcatcctagtggatgtgaagcagtatcacattgtggttttgatttacatttcccttatgatgttgagtgtcttttcatgtgcttattggccatttgtgtatcttctttggagaagtgtctattcagatcctttgcccgtGTGAAAAATTGGcttatctttttattactgagttataagagttccttatacattctggatataAATTCCTCATCAGctagatggtttgcaaatattttctcccattctctaggttgtcttttcactgtctttgtaattttttttttaaatgaagtatagtcagttataatgtgtccatttctggtgtacagcacaatgttccagtcatgcatgtacatacacatattcattttcgtattctttttcatttcttttcactttcttgatggtgtcctttgaaacatagaagtttttaagtttcccgaagtccagtttatctatttttccttctgttgcttgtgcttttaatGTTGTATCTAACAATACTTTGCCAAATctaaagtcatgaagattttcccctttgttttcttctgaaagttttatagttttagctcttatatcgagctctttgatccattttgagttaatatttgtatgtgATGGGAAGTCAGGGTTCAacttcactcttttgcatgtgaccATCCACTTACCCCAGcgccatttgttaaaaagattgTTCTTTCCCATTAAGTGGTCTTGGTACCCTTGtggaaaatcagttgaccacagaTGTATGGCTTTACTTctagactctcaattctattccgtTGGCTTATATGACTACCTTTGTgctagtaccacactgtcttaatcaCACgttgctttgtagtaagtttttgAAATTGGAAACTGTGAGTcttctgactttatttttctttctcaaaattattttagatattctGAGTCCCTTGCAATTTCTTATGAATTTCAGattcagcttgtcaatttctgcaaagaacTCAGGTGGGATTCTGATAGTGTTTGTGTTGAAACTGTAAATCAGTTTGGGGagtattgccattttaattatgttaaGACTTCTGCCATGAACgtaagatatctttccatttatttagatttttaattttttaagtgatgttttgtagttttcagaatataaattttacaCTTCCTATGATAAATTTATTCtaagtatattattctttttgatgttattatgAATTCAATTGTCTTCTTAATTACTTTTTTGAATTGTTCATTGCAAACCtgtaaaaatacaattgatttttgtatattgatcttatatcctgcaaccttgccaAACTCAGATTTTAGTTCTAATGGGTATTTAGTGGATTCTTCATGATTTTTCATATGTAAGGATCATGTCATCTGTtcatagttttacttcttcctttccaatctggatacctttcatttctttttcttgcctaattgctttgTCTGGAACCTCCAGTAGAATGTTGAATGTTTAGTGGCGAGAGCAGACATCTTTATCTTGTTTCTGACCTTAGGGGAAAAGCATtctgtctttcaccattaagtgtgatgttagttGTGGGTGCCCTTTGtcagattgaggaagttcccttctattcctggCTTGtcgagtgtttttatcatgaaagggtttggattttgtcaaatactttttctgtgtctattgataTGCTCATAtgtgactttaatttttattctattgacATGTGTTATATCAgttgattttcagatgttgaacCGACCTGGTATTCTTGGGATAAATTCAACTTTgttgtggtgtataattctttacATATGTTACTAGATTTGGTTGGCTAGTATTTTGTGTCTGTAGTCATAAgaagtggggagggcatagctcagtggtagagcacatgcttagcatgcatgaggtcctgagttcaatccccaataccctcatttaaataaataaataactaaaccttaTTACCCCCCAatggaaaaaagattaaaaaaaaaaaaaggataccaCAGTCATAAAAGACGTTGGTTTATAGTTCTCTTGTGATGTCCGTTTCTGGGTTCAGTGTCTGGGCAGTGCCTCACAGAAGGAGTTAGGCAGTGTCACCTTCTCATCTATTTTTTGCAAGAGTTTGTGAataattggtattaattcttctttaaaagtcTGGTGTGATTCattggtgaagccatctgggcctggactTTTTTTTGTGGGTGGTtttttggtttggattttttgtttgtttgtttgtttgttcttattattTCACTCTCTTGTTACAAATTGAGTTGATTATCTACTTCTTGAGTTAATGTTGGTAGTTTGTCTCTctagaatttatccatttcatctaaattatctaatttgttgAGGTATGATTATTTATCACATTCctttatttataatctttttttatttttataatattagtAGTAATGACCCTCTTCCATTTCTGATTCTGGTaattgagtcttctctcttttcttggcCAATAGCTAAAGGCTTGTCAATTCTGTTCAAATGTTTCAAAtctttctgttctgatcttttcaaagaaccagcttttaatttaattgattttccctatttttctattctgtttcattaattttcactctaatgtttattatttccttccttctgcttgctgtgggtttagtttgctcttttcCCATTGTCTTAATATAGAAATTTAGGTTATTGATTTAAggattttcctctttcttaataTAGTTATTGACAgctataaatttttctctaaacattGCTTTAGCTATATcccataaattttttaaagagattttaaatttccatttgtttatttatattcttttttttaaacaattcttttttgtgtgtttgttttggggataggggaggtaattaggttttcatttatttaatggaagtactggggattgaacccaagacctcatgcatgctaagcacacactctaccactgaactataccctcctcaccCTGTAAGTTTTGGTATGATGTGTCTTCATTTCCATTCATCCAAAAGTATCTtct
This Camelus ferus isolate YT-003-E chromosome 10, BCGSAC_Cfer_1.0, whole genome shotgun sequence DNA region includes the following protein-coding sequences:
- the ANKRD13D gene encoding ankyrin repeat domain-containing protein 13D isoform X4; amino-acid sequence: MGLGLPLQDSGGAAARPRPPDLLHRPFPAETRAETQVLASAWACVVARVAGQRPPPAPGAQGSAAVSTAAGIEGTRGPTPRPAPPRRSPARRARPPCRLCHRLRRRRRHCCGGTGAAGGAASARRGPEARGLCQARSRGGAGPPPPRPPTRNAALRPSMAGPGPTFPLHRLVWANRHRELEAALHSRQHDIEQEDPRGRTPLELAVSLGNLESVRVLLRHNANVGKESCQGWAVLQEAVSTGDPEMVQLVLQYRDYQRATQRLAGIPELLNKLRQAPDFYVEMKWEFTSWVPLVSKMCPSDVYRVWKRGESLRVDTSLLGFEHMTWQRGRRSFIFKGKEAGALVMEVDHDRQVVHTETLGLTLHEPEALLAAMRPSEEHVASRLTSPIVSTHLDTRNVAFERNKCGIWGWRSEKMETVSGYEAKVYSATNVELVTRTRTEHLSDQDKSKSKGKPRLLCIRQPAPQTPQPFPPTNTLTPTSAWSRGTSVAPLKCPAKCRGSRQHCG
- the ANKRD13D gene encoding ankyrin repeat domain-containing protein 13D isoform X1 — protein: MGLGLPLQDSGGAAARPRPPDLLHRPFPAETRAETQVLASAWACVVARVAGQRPPPAPGAQGSAAVSTAAGIEGTRGPTPRPAPPRRSPARRARPPCRLCHRLRRRRRHCCGGTGAAGGAASARRGPEARGLCQARSRGGAGPPPPRPPTRNAALRPSMAGPGPTFPLHRLVWANRHRELEAALHSRQHDIEQEDPRGRTPLELAVSLGNLESVRVLLRHNANVGKESCQGWAVLQEAVSTGDPEMVQLVLQYRDYQRATQRLAGIPELLNKLRQAPDFYVEMKWEFTSWVPLVSKMCPSDVYRVWKRGESLRVDTSLLGFEHMTWQRGRRSFIFKGKEAGALVMEVDHDRQVVHTETLGLTLHEPEALLAAMRPSEEHVASRLTSPIVSTHLDTRNVAFERNKCGIWGWRSEKMETVSGYEAKVYSATNVELVTRTRTEHLSDQDKSKSKGGKTPFQSFLGMAQQHSSHNGASVHQAASSTNPTAISPDEYFDPNFSLESRNIGRPIEMSSKVQRFKATLWLSEEHPLSLSDQVTPIIDLMAISNAHFAKLRDFITLRLPPGFPVKIEIPLFHVLNARITFSNLCGCDEPLSSVWVPAPSSAIPASGIAVGGRQAVRLTGLCALGADMTPLLCPGSPFPCEVDPAVFEVPEGYSVLGAERSEPLRDEDDDLLQFAIQQSLLEAGTEAEQVTVWEALTNTRPGTHPPHAPAAYEEQLQLERALQESLRMSTEPRGHRTPPVPASPSFEEQLRLALELSSQEQEERERRGQQEEEDLQRILQLSLTEH
- the ANKRD13D gene encoding ankyrin repeat domain-containing protein 13D isoform X3 — translated: MGLGLPLQDSGGAAARPRPPDLLHRPFPAETRAETQVLASAWACVVARVAGQRPPPAPGAQGSAAVSTAAGIEGTRGPTPRPAPPRRSPARRARPPCRLCHRLRRRRRHCCGGTGAAGGAASARRGPEARGLCQARSRGGAGPPPPRPPTRNAALRPSMAGPGPTFPLHRLVWANRHRELEAALHSRQHDIEQEDPRGRTPLELAVSLGNLESVRVLLRHNANVGKESCQGWAVLQEAVSTGDPEMVQLVLQYRDYQRATQRLAGIPELLNKLRQAPDFYVEMKWEFTSWVPLVSKMCPSDVYRVWKRGESLRVDTSLLGFEHMTWQRGRRSFIFKGKGALVMEVDHDRQVVHTETLGLTLHEPEALLAAMRPSEEHVASRLTSPIVSTHLDTRNVAFERNKCGIWGWRSEKMETVSGYEAKVYSATNVELVTRTRTEHLSDQDKSKSKGGKTPFQSFLGMAQQHSSHNGASVHQAASSTNPTAISPDEYFDPNFSLESRNIGRPIEMSSKVQRFKATLWLSEEHPLSLSDQVTPIIDLMAISNAHFAKLRDFITLRLPPGFPVKIEIPLFHVLNARITFSNLCGCDEPLSSVWVPAPSSAIPASGSPFPCEVDPAVFEVPEGYSVLGAERSEPLRDEDDDLLQFAIQQSLLEAGTEAEQVTVWEALTNTRPGTHPPHAPAAYEEQLQLERALQESLRMSTEPRGHRTPPVPASPSFEEQLRLALELSSQEQEERERRGQQEEEDLQRILQLSLTEH